The following coding sequences lie in one Haematobia irritans isolate KBUSLIRL chromosome 3, ASM5000362v1, whole genome shotgun sequence genomic window:
- the LOC142230622 gene encoding serine protease SP24D-like, which translates to MGKLSLVLVACIAAIACSSALPTGRVVGGENAYEGQFPHQISLRRNGSHSCGGSVISRNYILTAAHCVGTEDSNGNYYTYDPKVFTIRVGSNDRFQGGVIVHVAEIITHEDYGNFLNDVALLRLTEPLIYSNNIQPIPLASAAVPVGSDVIISGFGRIKHNGDLPQKLQWNTLKAISRSECKEKINMDSETLICLGHAADNGACNGDSGGPAMYNGEVVGIAGFVYGGCGSSYPDGYANVFYHRDWIIKHSDL; encoded by the exons ATGGGCAAACTCTCATTAGTTCTTGTAGCGTGTATTGCTGCAATAGCTTGCAGCTCGGCATTACCCACTGGACGTGTGGTAGGTGGTGAAAATGCCTATGAGGGACAATTTCCCCATCAGATATCGCTAAGACGCAATGGATCACACTCTTGTGGTGGTTCTGTGATTTCTCGCAACTATATACTCACTGCAGCCCATTGTGTGGGAACAGAAGATAGTAATGGAAATTATTATAC ctaTGATCCTAAAGTTTTTACTATTCGTGTGGGAAGCAATGATCGTTTCCAAGGTGGTGTCATTGTCCATGTAGCTGAAATTATAACACACGAAGATTATGGCAATTTCCTTAATGATGTTGCTCTCTTACGCCTTACCGAACCTTTAATCTATTCGAATAATATTCAACCCATTCCATTGGCCTCGGCTGCTGTTCCCGTGGGCTCCGATGTTATCATTTCTGGTTTCGGTCGTATCAAACACAATGGCGATTTGCCTCAGAAATTACAATGGAATACCCTTAAGGCTATTTCTCGCAGTGAATGCAAAGAGAAAATTAATATGGATTCGGAAACTTTGATTTGTCTGGGCCATGCAGCTGATAATGGCGCTTGTAATGGTGATTCAGGTGGTCCTGCTATGTATAATGGTGAAGTGGTAGGCATTGCTGGTTTTGTCTATGGAGGATGTGGTAGCAGTTATCCCGATGGTTATGCCAATGTCTTTTATCACAGAGATTGGATTATAAAACATTCCGATTTATAA
- the LOC142230626 gene encoding serine protease SP24D-like, which yields MYLLNFFIVVVIALAGLTQANPTGRVVGGKDAEAKQFPHQISLRRAHSHICGGSIVSSRYVLTAAHCVVIEGTTPYPAEEFTIRAGTTNRIAGGIIVQVKRIVVHPNYLIYNDLALLELDEELVLSDKIQPIEMFEGEVPAGSDVIISGWGLTEHAGASLPINMQWYTVTALSKLGCSSKIGFYSDALICLDHPSGAGACNGDSGGPATYDGKLVGVAGFVILRCGTSRPDGYAKVAHNIDWIRENMI from the exons ATGTATTTGCTGAATTTTTTCATAGTGGTGGTCATTGCCTTGGCTGGTCTAACTCAAGCCAATCCCACAGGTCGAGTGGTAGGTGGCAAAGATGCTGAAGCCAAACAATTTCCACATCAAATCTCTTTACGTCGGGCCCATTCTCACATTTGTGGAGGTTCCATTGTAAGCAGTCGCTACGTTTTAACCGCTGCTCATTGTGTGGTTATTGAAGGAACAACGCC CTACCCCGCCGAAGAATTCACCATTCGTGCTGGTACTACAAATCGCATTGCTGGTGGCATTATAGTCCAAGTCAAACGCATTGTGGTCCATCCCAATTATTTGATTTACAATGATTTGGCTTTGTTGGAATTGGATGAAGAGTTGGTATTGAGCGACAAGATTCAACCTATTGAAATGTTCGAGGGTGAAGTTCCCGCTGGCTCCGACGTTATTATCTCTGGCTGGGGTCTTACCGAGCATGCTGGTGCTAGTTTACCCATCAACATGCAATGGTATACAGTGACTGCTCTCAGCAAGTTAGGGTGTTCATCGAAAATAGGATTCTATAGCGATGCCTTGATTTGCCTGGATCATCCCTCTGGAGCTGGTGCATGCAATGGTGATTCTGGAGGCCCAGCCACATACGATGGTAAACTTGTGGGTGTTGCAGGTTTTGTCATCCTCAGGTGTGGTACCTCTCGTCCAGATGGTTATGCCAAAGTGGCCCATAATATTGATTGGATTAGAGAGAATATGATTTAA
- the LOC142230621 gene encoding serine protease SP24D-like, with protein MGKIYLTIFIAVAMLAMALAEPTGRIVGGVDAYEGQFPHQISLRFSGSHICGGSIISRNYILTAAHCVGAEDENGVYHVDDAKYFTIRAGSTNRLMGGVVKQVVEIIVHEDYGNFINDVALLKLESPLIFSANIQAIPIATEEVPVGSAVGISGWGRLKTGGDIPIKLQHNTLESISKLKCFTSILMSSDALICLAHPSDNGACNGDSGGPATYNNELVGVAGFVVGGCGTTNPDGYAKVFYHRDWIKAHSDV; from the exons ATGGGAAAAATTTACTTAACCATCTTCATTGCTGTGGCCATGTTGGCCATGGCCTTAGCAGAACCCACTGGACGTATTGTGGGTGGTGTGGATGCTTATGAGGGACAATTTCCCCATCAAATTTCTTTGAGATTCAGTGGTTCTCATATTTGCGGTGGTTCCATAATCAGTCGCAATTATATTCTAACGGCTGCCCATTGTGTAGGTGCTGAAGATGAGAATGGAGTGTACCATGT TGATGATGCAAAATACTTTACAATTCGTGCTGGTTCCACAAATCGTCTAATGGGAGGTGTAGTTAAACAGGTGGTCGAAATTATCGTCCATGAAGATTATGGCAACTTCATCAACGATGTAGCCCTCTTGAAATTGGAATCTCCTTTAATTTTCTCTGCCAATATCCAGGCTATCCCCATAGCCACAGAAGAAGTTCCCGTAGGCAGTGCTGTTGGCATCTCCGGTTGGGGTCGTTTGAAGACCGGTGGTGATATTCCCATTAAGCTTCAACACAATACATTGGAGTCCATTTCCAAATTGAAATGTTTCACCTCGATACTCATGTCTTCGGACGCTTTAATCTGTTTGGCACATCCTTCGGATAATGGAGCCTGTAATGGTGACTCTGGTGGTCCTGCAACTTATAATAATGAATTGGTTGGTGTTGCTGGTTTTGTGGTAGGTGGTTGTGGTACCACTAATCCAGATGGTTATGCTAAAGTTTTCTATCATCGCGATTGGATTAAGGCACACAGTGATGTCTAG